A genomic region of Thermodesulfobacteriota bacterium contains the following coding sequences:
- a CDS encoding M48 family metalloprotease, protein KVNVLLGAMLGGVITAVTGINMVDLGSQIGAQVFSQEFEAEADYVGCYLAYRAGFKLEGAEELWRRMATYYPGAINLMGSTHPSTAARYLAIKKAIEEIKEKETKGLPLIPEKR, encoded by the coding sequence GAAAGTAAACGTGCTTTTAGGTGCGATGCTCGGGGGTGTGATCACAGCTGTGACAGGAATTAATATGGTAGATCTAGGTTCGCAAATTGGGGCCCAGGTATTTAGCCAGGAATTCGAAGCTGAAGCGGACTATGTAGGATGTTATCTCGCTTACAGGGCCGGATTTAAGCTTGAAGGGGCAGAGGAACTCTGGAGAAGAATGGCCACTTATTATCCTGGCGCAATAAACCTCATGGGCTCAACACATCCTTCCACAGCTGCCCGCTACCTGGCAATAAAAAAGGCAATAGAAGAGATAAAAGAGAAAGAAACCAAAGGCCTTCCACTTATTCCGGAAAAAAGATAG
- a CDS encoding transposase produces MLLREGDVGRLKQKKAMVEEAEQPGNSTSSVARKDEVHPNQIFKCRRLIHEGALVAT; encoded by the coding sequence ATGCTATTAAGGGAAGGAGACGTTGGACGCCTTAAGCAGAAGAAAGCCATGGTGGAAGAGGCAGAACAACCAGGGAACAGCACATCCTCTGTGGCAAGAAAGGATGAAGTCCATCCCAATCAAATCTTTAAGTGCAGACGTCTTATCCACGAAGGGGCATTAGTTGCTACTTGA
- a CDS encoding lysylphosphatidylglycerol synthase domain-containing protein: MRVLEKSYAKHSFSFPLSGHKTPFITKTLLKHTISFTILFGLTYILTVKGPGLKTLLSPLFLLSLSLEFLILLLISLRISFLFRSAGEGLSLKTIYTINLTNRFYTIFLPSLLSEATRALKYHLYGIKDGRSILFLIVGDRIIGYITFSAIFLMSILYSALSKGEYQKQLPILAGILLFVILTIFLLKRTIKRKVPNHIQSKHLLISCLLSVAAQTVILLKYFFIIRLMLMINLTFSQVALFGSASHLSQILPLSLGFFGTKEAFMFFTLNATSGDITKATSFICIVGFIEVLTGSLGGILHLFQWKANKESR; encoded by the coding sequence ATGAGAGTTTTGGAAAAGTCCTACGCAAAACACTCCTTTTCTTTTCCCCTGTCAGGTCATAAAACCCCCTTCATAACAAAAACCTTACTCAAACATACCATTTCCTTCACAATCCTTTTTGGCCTCACATACATTCTCACTGTAAAAGGTCCGGGCTTAAAGACTCTCCTTAGTCCTCTATTTCTCCTCTCTTTATCTTTAGAGTTTCTTATCCTTCTTCTCATCTCACTCCGAATATCCTTTCTGTTTAGATCAGCTGGAGAAGGTCTGAGTTTAAAAACCATCTATACGATAAATCTCACAAACAGGTTCTACACCATCTTTCTTCCCTCACTCCTCTCAGAAGCCACAAGAGCACTCAAATACCACCTCTATGGGATAAAAGATGGAAGGTCTATCCTCTTTCTCATTGTCGGAGACAGAATCATAGGATACATAACCTTTTCTGCAATCTTCCTTATGTCCATTCTTTACTCTGCACTCTCAAAAGGAGAGTATCAAAAACAGCTTCCTATCCTGGCCGGAATCCTCCTTTTCGTTATCCTCACCATCTTCCTTCTGAAAAGAACCATCAAAAGAAAAGTCCCAAACCATATTCAGTCGAAACACTTGCTCATAAGCTGTCTTCTTTCAGTTGCCGCCCAAACGGTAATACTGTTAAAGTATTTCTTCATAATCAGACTCATGCTCATGATAAACCTCACATTTTCTCAGGTGGCCTTATTCGGTTCCGCATCCCATCTCTCACAGATTCTTCCCCTCTCTTTGGGCTTTTTCGGTACAAAGGAGGCCTTTATGTTCTTTACGCTTAACGCCACATCTGGAGACATAACGAAAGCCACAAGCTTCATCTGCATCGTTGGTTTTATTGAAGTCTTAACCGGCTCCCTGGGTGGAATCCTCCATCTCTTCCAGTGGAAAGCCAATAAGGAAAGTAGATGA
- a CDS encoding site-specific integrase, which produces MKDVDIEKGYYIIHSTFSKNVLKDKRKGKMSKPVINPIHEELKSITIRCLRDKTPDNFEFINPRTKMPYTEDTLLRIWHSVKKKLNLDEKLRLYDATRHSFASNLLNHGVSIAKISKLLGHTNIKTTERYAHVDINSLKVDINKISILQFKKENNKDNKDKEATEID; this is translated from the coding sequence GTGAAAGATGTAGACATTGAAAAAGGTTATTATATAATTCACTCTACCTTTTCAAAAAATGTATTAAAAGATAAAAGAAAAGGTAAAATGTCAAAACCTGTAATTAATCCAATCCATGAAGAGTTAAAGTCCATTACGATAAGATGCTTGAGAGATAAAACTCCTGACAATTTTGAGTTTATAAATCCAAGAACAAAAATGCCTTATACAGAAGACACTCTGCTGAGAATATGGCATAGTGTAAAGAAAAAACTCAACCTTGATGAGAAACTCAGGCTATATGATGCTACAAGACACTCCTTTGCAAGTAATTTATTGAATCATGGAGTATCGATTGCAAAAATATCCAAACTTTTAGGACATACGAACATAAAAACCACTGAAAGGTATGCACATGTGGACATAAACAGCTTAAAAGTTGATATAAATAAAATTTCAATACTGCAATTTAAAAAAGAAAACAACAAAGACAACAAAGACAAAGAAGCAACCGAAATCGATTAA
- the secG gene encoding preprotein translocase subunit SecG → MITFLVILHVLVTIAMIFIVLIQSGRGAEIGAAFGSGASQTLFGSSGTTGFMTKLTTIAAIIFMLTSLSLAYLYSHREYVVKVTPKVEKVEEKAGEGKGQ, encoded by the coding sequence GTGATTACGTTTTTAGTTATACTGCATGTCCTTGTAACAATAGCGATGATATTTATCGTACTTATACAGTCAGGTCGGGGAGCAGAAATAGGGGCAGCATTTGGAAGTGGCGCAAGTCAGACGCTCTTTGGAAGTTCGGGAACAACAGGCTTTATGACCAAGCTTACAACTATTGCAGCAATAATTTTTATGCTTACGAGTCTTTCTTTGGCCTATCTTTACAGCCACAGGGAATATGTAGTAAAAGTTACGCCGAAAGTTGAAAAAGTTGAGGAAAAAGCTGGAGAAGGGAAAGGGCAATGA
- the tpiA gene encoding triose-phosphate isomerase: protein MKRKWIVAGNWKMHKTLEEARILAKDVVKRTRKINAGEIVLAPPFTALKEVNEVIEGSGVKLAAQNCHFEEKGAYTGEISPFMLKDVGCTYVILGHSERRKLFQETDEVINRKIKAALRAGLKPIVCVGETEEERDTGITEYVIGQQLKKALKGVELTEDIVIAYEPVWAIGTGKNATPQEAEEAHRFIRDLLIKIYGQDGETIRILYGGSVSPENVSQIVAMENVDGALVGGASLKSESFVAIIEEISRIKK from the coding sequence ATGAAGAGGAAGTGGATTGTCGCTGGGAACTGGAAGATGCATAAGACTTTGGAAGAAGCGCGAATTTTGGCAAAAGACGTAGTTAAGCGCACAAGAAAGATTAATGCAGGCGAGATCGTTCTGGCACCACCTTTTACCGCGCTGAAAGAGGTAAATGAAGTAATAGAGGGATCCGGTGTAAAACTTGCGGCCCAGAATTGCCATTTTGAAGAAAAGGGTGCGTATACAGGGGAGATATCTCCATTTATGCTAAAAGACGTTGGGTGTACATACGTTATACTTGGACACTCGGAGAGACGGAAGCTTTTTCAAGAGACAGATGAGGTCATAAACAGAAAGATAAAAGCTGCATTAAGAGCTGGACTAAAGCCCATAGTTTGTGTTGGGGAAACAGAAGAGGAGAGGGATACAGGTATCACCGAGTACGTGATCGGTCAGCAATTAAAGAAAGCTTTGAAAGGAGTTGAGTTGACTGAAGATATTGTGATAGCGTACGAGCCAGTCTGGGCAATAGGAACTGGAAAGAACGCAACACCTCAAGAAGCTGAAGAGGCGCATAGATTCATCCGTGATCTCTTAATAAAAATCTACGGACAGGATGGGGAAACAATAAGGATTCTATACGGGGGGAGTGTATCACCGGAGAACGTATCTCAGATCGTTGCAATGGAAAATGTTGATGGCGCATTGGTCGGTGGGGCCTCCTTGAAATCTGAATCATTTGTTGCTATAATAGAAGAGATTTCTAGGATAAAGAAGTGA
- a CDS encoding phosphoglycerate kinase — MKYINEVDIKGKRVLIRVDFNVPLDEYGNITDDTRIRAHLPTINYALDENAKVILASHMGRPKGKRDERLSLRPVAKRLSRLLKKDVKFLDDCIGEEVEKEIENMKEGDVVLLENLRFHIGEEKNDREFAQKLARLCDVYVDDAFAVAHRKAASNVGITEFVKVSAAGFLMRNEIEYFKKAMENPIRPLVAIIGGAKVSDKIGVLEKLVEKVDKLLIGGAMAFTFLKAMNMDVGKSLCEDNMIEVAKKIMAKAKEKQIKFYLPVDVVVAERPSKDAEVKTCPVQEIPKDWMGLDIGPATTMLFSEALQNAKTIVWNGPMGMFELDPFSRGTFAMVMYVANSHALTIVGGGDTDVAIHRAGESYKISYISTGGGAFLELLEGKTLPAIEALEQCS; from the coding sequence ATGAAGTACATAAACGAAGTCGATATCAAGGGAAAGAGAGTACTAATTAGGGTCGATTTTAACGTACCCCTTGACGAGTACGGAAATATAACCGATGATACAAGGATCAGGGCGCATCTGCCCACAATAAATTACGCGTTAGACGAAAACGCTAAAGTGATTTTAGCCTCCCATATGGGTAGACCGAAAGGAAAACGGGACGAAAGACTCTCTTTAAGGCCTGTAGCAAAAAGGCTCTCTAGGCTTCTTAAGAAAGATGTGAAGTTCCTAGATGATTGTATCGGTGAGGAAGTGGAAAAAGAGATCGAGAATATGAAGGAAGGGGACGTGGTCCTCCTAGAAAATCTGAGGTTCCACATAGGGGAAGAAAAAAATGACAGAGAGTTTGCTCAAAAACTTGCGCGGCTCTGCGACGTATATGTGGATGATGCATTTGCAGTTGCCCACAGAAAAGCGGCATCTAACGTTGGAATCACAGAATTTGTGAAGGTTAGTGCGGCAGGATTCCTCATGAGAAATGAGATTGAGTATTTTAAGAAGGCCATGGAAAATCCCATAAGACCGCTTGTGGCTATAATTGGTGGGGCAAAGGTGTCTGACAAGATAGGGGTTCTTGAGAAGCTTGTCGAAAAGGTTGACAAGCTTTTAATAGGCGGCGCCATGGCTTTTACTTTTCTTAAGGCTATGAATATGGATGTGGGAAAGTCCTTGTGCGAAGATAACATGATCGAGGTGGCAAAAAAGATCATGGCAAAGGCGAAAGAAAAGCAGATAAAGTTTTACCTTCCCGTAGATGTTGTAGTTGCGGAAAGACCTTCGAAAGATGCGGAAGTAAAGACGTGTCCTGTACAGGAGATACCGAAAGATTGGATGGGACTAGACATAGGTCCTGCAACAACGATGCTATTTTCTGAGGCTTTACAGAATGCAAAAACCATCGTCTGGAATGGGCCTATGGGGATGTTTGAATTGGATCCTTTCAGCAGAGGGACCTTTGCAATGGTAATGTACGTTGCCAATTCCCACGCTTTAACTATAGTTGGGGGTGGTGATACAGATGTGGCGATCCACAGGGCGGGAGAAAGCTATAAGATTTCATACATATCGACAGGCGGAGGTGCGTTTCTAGAACTTTTAGAAGGAAAGACACTACCGGCCATCGAGGCCTTAGAGCAATGTTCTTAA
- the gap gene encoding type I glyceraldehyde-3-phosphate dehydrogenase: MPIRVAINGFGRIGRLVFRAGYKNPDLDFVAVNDITDAKTMAHLLKYDSVHGTFKSEVFAKSDSIIVDGKEIKAFSMKDPELLPWKDLDIDVVVESTGKFTDREGAEKHIKAGAKKVVISAPAKGPDVTFVLGVNEEVYKKDKHHIISMGSCTTNCLAPIAKVLQKEFGIEYGLMTTVHAYTNDQALLDEPHRDLRRARAAALSMIPTTTGAARAMSEVIPELKGKLDGIAIRVPTPNVSLVDFVCLLSRETTKEEVNNKFREYANGPMKGILYCSEEPLVSCDFNGSTYSSIVDMENTNVIGGRLVKVLSWYDNEWGFSNRMCELISYIMK, encoded by the coding sequence ATGCCTATCAGAGTAGCAATAAATGGATTTGGCAGGATAGGAAGGCTCGTTTTTAGGGCGGGCTATAAGAACCCGGATTTAGACTTTGTGGCTGTAAACGATATTACGGATGCGAAAACCATGGCCCATCTTCTAAAGTACGATTCTGTCCATGGAACTTTCAAGTCTGAAGTTTTTGCGAAGTCGGATTCCATAATAGTCGATGGTAAAGAGATTAAGGCTTTCTCCATGAAGGATCCCGAATTACTGCCGTGGAAAGATCTTGATATAGATGTTGTTGTGGAAAGTACAGGAAAATTCACAGACAGGGAAGGTGCAGAAAAACATATAAAAGCGGGAGCGAAGAAAGTTGTCATCTCAGCACCGGCTAAAGGTCCTGATGTCACTTTTGTTCTCGGTGTGAATGAGGAAGTCTATAAGAAAGACAAGCACCACATAATATCTATGGGTTCATGTACGACGAATTGCCTTGCTCCGATAGCAAAAGTTCTGCAGAAGGAATTCGGGATAGAATACGGACTTATGACAACCGTTCACGCATACACTAACGATCAGGCCCTCCTTGACGAGCCCCACAGAGACCTTCGCAGGGCAAGAGCGGCCGCACTTTCTATGATTCCAACTACAACTGGTGCTGCAAGGGCTATGTCGGAGGTTATTCCCGAGCTTAAAGGAAAGCTTGATGGAATAGCGATAAGGGTTCCTACCCCGAATGTTTCCCTTGTCGATTTTGTGTGCCTCCTCTCAAGAGAGACAACGAAAGAGGAGGTCAATAACAAGTTCCGGGAGTATGCTAATGGCCCTATGAAGGGGATCCTTTACTGTTCGGAAGAGCCTCTCGTTTCCTGTGATTTTAATGGTTCCACCTATTCTTCGATTGTTGACATGGAGAATACAAACGTAATAGGCGGAAGGCTAGTAAAAGTTTTATCTTGGTACGATAATGAGTGGGGTTTTTCTAATAGGATGTGTGAGCTTATCTCCTACATAATGAAATAG
- a CDS encoding Zn-ribbon domain-containing OB-fold protein, with translation MAVLGIPILDNLYPVTMDMWPVQAKEFNRIWQFYENLKQGRFTTTKCKDCGKVVYPPRVICPECYSEQLEYVDLPKRGKVIVFSEEVRGVPLGFEAPLIHAVIDLGVEPVRRLLSRIINCPAGYLKEGDEVQLVVFPIPSHPIDKGKQGTVMVDRVFFAFEPVKKP, from the coding sequence ATGGCCGTATTGGGCATACCGATACTCGATAATCTCTACCCAGTGACTATGGATATGTGGCCGGTTCAGGCCAAAGAGTTTAATAGAATCTGGCAGTTCTACGAAAACCTAAAGCAGGGTCGATTTACAACGACGAAGTGCAAAGATTGCGGAAAGGTTGTGTATCCGCCGCGGGTTATATGTCCAGAATGCTACAGCGAACAACTAGAATACGTCGATTTGCCAAAGAGAGGAAAAGTGATAGTCTTTTCGGAAGAGGTAAGGGGGGTTCCACTGGGTTTTGAGGCACCCCTTATACATGCGGTTATCGATTTAGGGGTTGAGCCTGTACGGAGACTCTTATCGAGAATAATTAATTGTCCCGCGGGGTATTTGAAAGAGGGAGACGAGGTCCAGCTTGTTGTGTTCCCTATTCCTTCCCATCCTATCGATAAGGGAAAACAGGGAACAGTAATGGTGGACAGGGTGTTTTTTGCCTTCGAACCTGTGAAAAAGCCCTAG
- a CDS encoding thiolase family protein — MSRRAVILAGGQCKWGVREAHLVDLFQEAAKACFDDIPTLKPKYVDGLIVATSYSGRCSFQVNTAPVIAERLGLKPTSICTRCDTLCAGGSTGIILAKGLVEAGMADIVMVAGGEKLYTPQKWEVFYSELASVDHDWDGAQGMGLPPPFFALTAKEHMKYYGTKKEDLAAVSVTNYNYAVDNPVAQMQKALTMEEALNAPEVVPPLSLYDCCPITDGAAACIITTDEIARKFTDRPLVYIRGTAQVCLNSVTANFPGEHLADWKHLRIAAEKAYKAAKVTPDDIKVAQTHDCFSISEIIEVEELGFCKKGEGGAFCSSGQIKIGGKVPINTDGGLLACGHPFGGTGIRQAIEIMKQLQGRARHQVKDADIGLTHNLSGANAEHTIIIYGREPVK; from the coding sequence ATGTCAAGGAGAGCAGTTATACTGGCAGGGGGCCAGTGTAAATGGGGTGTTAGAGAAGCACACCTTGTAGATCTATTTCAAGAAGCCGCAAAGGCTTGCTTCGACGACATCCCTACTTTGAAACCGAAGTACGTGGATGGGCTTATAGTTGCTACTTCTTATTCAGGTAGATGTTCCTTTCAAGTAAATACAGCTCCGGTAATTGCCGAAAGGCTCGGTCTTAAACCGACCTCAATTTGTACGAGATGCGATACTCTTTGTGCTGGCGGTTCAACAGGAATAATCTTAGCAAAGGGTCTAGTTGAGGCCGGAATGGCGGACATTGTTATGGTAGCTGGTGGCGAAAAACTCTATACCCCACAAAAATGGGAAGTTTTCTACAGTGAGCTGGCATCGGTCGACCATGACTGGGACGGAGCCCAAGGCATGGGACTTCCGCCTCCATTTTTTGCTCTCACCGCGAAGGAACACATGAAGTATTACGGGACCAAAAAAGAAGATTTAGCTGCTGTCTCTGTGACGAATTACAATTACGCTGTGGACAACCCAGTCGCCCAGATGCAGAAAGCATTAACGATGGAAGAAGCATTAAATGCTCCTGAAGTGGTCCCACCACTTTCGCTTTATGACTGTTGTCCAATAACTGATGGGGCAGCAGCCTGCATTATAACAACCGATGAGATTGCCCGCAAATTTACCGACAGACCCCTTGTATACATAAGGGGAACCGCCCAAGTCTGTCTAAATAGTGTTACCGCGAACTTTCCCGGAGAACATCTCGCGGATTGGAAGCATTTAAGGATAGCTGCTGAAAAAGCATACAAAGCTGCAAAGGTGACCCCTGATGATATAAAAGTTGCTCAGACCCACGACTGCTTCTCCATTTCCGAGATCATAGAGGTCGAAGAGCTCGGGTTCTGCAAAAAAGGGGAAGGAGGAGCATTTTGCAGTTCCGGGCAGATAAAGATCGGCGGAAAGGTTCCTATAAATACAGACGGTGGATTACTCGCGTGTGGCCACCCGTTTGGAGGAACTGGCATTAGACAGGCAATAGAGATTATGAAGCAGCTCCAAGGAAGGGCCCGTCACCAGGTAAAAGATGCTGATATAGGGCTTACGCACAATCTAAGTGGTGCAAATGCTGAACACACCATCATAATATACGGCAGAGAGCCGGTAAAATAA
- a CDS encoding enoyl-CoA hydratase/isomerase family protein yields the protein MEFQNLIVEKKENIAIVKLNRPPVNVLSSKVYTELFEAFSHLENDESVHGVVLTASGDKAFCAGLDVKEVEGKEINEISAFVWGVSKKTMDKISSFPRPTVCALFGLALGGGFELALVCDFRIASKDAQMGFPEINLGIIPGSGGTVRLPRLIGIPKAKEILLSGENISADYALSLGLLNKVVERDNLLEEALILAKKLASKPKIAYMLIKRCVDSGMEMDISSALNFELSSFIVAYNSYDGKEGLKAFVEKRKPEFKGK from the coding sequence ATGGAATTTCAGAATTTGATAGTGGAAAAGAAAGAAAACATCGCAATAGTAAAACTCAACAGGCCACCGGTAAATGTCCTTTCATCTAAAGTCTATACAGAACTTTTTGAGGCTTTTTCTCATTTGGAGAATGACGAATCAGTCCACGGGGTGGTCCTTACGGCTTCCGGAGACAAGGCCTTTTGTGCGGGACTCGACGTAAAGGAGGTGGAAGGTAAGGAAATAAACGAAATATCGGCCTTTGTCTGGGGAGTATCAAAAAAAACAATGGACAAGATCAGTTCTTTTCCTAGGCCTACGGTATGCGCCTTATTTGGACTTGCACTTGGGGGTGGCTTTGAGCTCGCGCTTGTGTGCGATTTTAGGATTGCCTCAAAGGATGCACAGATGGGTTTTCCTGAGATAAATCTTGGTATTATTCCGGGTTCTGGAGGGACGGTAAGGCTTCCGAGACTAATAGGTATTCCTAAGGCGAAGGAGATACTCCTTTCAGGGGAGAACATATCTGCCGATTACGCGCTGAGTCTAGGTTTATTAAATAAAGTGGTTGAAAGGGACAATCTTTTAGAGGAAGCACTAATTTTAGCAAAAAAGCTCGCATCCAAGCCGAAGATTGCTTACATGTTGATTAAAAGATGCGTAGATTCTGGTATGGAGATGGATATCTCCTCTGCCCTCAATTTTGAGCTCAGTTCGTTTATAGTCGCGTACAACTCCTATGATGGCAAAGAAGGATTAAAAGCATTTGTGGAGAAAAGAAAACCAGAGTTTAAAGGAAAATAG
- a CDS encoding 3-hydroxyacyl-CoA dehydrogenase family protein, protein MEIKTIGVLGAGLMGRGIAQVASQAGFNVIMRDIEDRFVEGGLKAIESFLKVSVEKGKLKEEEKNEILGRIRGTTKLEDLKDVDFVIEAVTENMDLKKEVFRSLDELTRKEVILATNTSSLSITEIAVSTRRPDKVVGMHFFNPVPLMRLVEIIRGYHTSDETVAITTELAKKFGKETVEVKKDIPGFIVNRLLIPHFLEAISLYENGIGTKEDIDKAVRLGLNYPMGPFELMDLLGNDTTYAIVEYFFNNLNKELKWSMPYSLRALVQAGRYGRKTGSGWYDYK, encoded by the coding sequence ATGGAGATAAAGACAATTGGGGTTTTAGGTGCTGGTCTTATGGGACGTGGTATTGCGCAAGTTGCATCACAGGCTGGATTTAATGTCATAATGAGGGATATAGAGGACAGGTTCGTTGAGGGAGGACTTAAAGCTATAGAAAGCTTCCTTAAAGTGAGTGTGGAGAAAGGAAAGCTAAAAGAGGAAGAAAAGAATGAAATCCTTGGAAGGATCAGGGGTACAACCAAACTCGAAGACTTAAAAGACGTGGATTTCGTGATCGAAGCAGTAACAGAGAACATGGATCTAAAAAAAGAAGTTTTCAGAAGCTTGGATGAACTTACAAGGAAAGAAGTCATTCTTGCAACGAACACCTCTTCACTTTCTATCACGGAGATTGCGGTATCTACAAGGAGGCCTGATAAGGTTGTGGGGATGCATTTCTTTAACCCAGTACCACTTATGAGACTTGTGGAAATAATTCGGGGATACCATACGAGTGACGAGACGGTCGCAATAACGACTGAACTGGCCAAGAAATTCGGAAAGGAAACGGTCGAAGTGAAAAAAGATATTCCCGGTTTTATAGTTAACAGGTTATTGATACCCCATTTTCTTGAAGCAATAAGCCTTTACGAAAATGGGATCGGTACGAAAGAGGATATAGACAAGGCGGTCCGACTCGGTCTAAACTACCCGATGGGACCATTTGAGCTTATGGATCTTCTCGGCAATGACACCACTTACGCCATAGTCGAATACTTCTTCAACAATCTGAATAAAGAGCTTAAATGGTCAATGCCTTATAGCTTGAGAGCCCTTGTCCAGGCAGGCCGTTACGGTAGAAAGACAGGATCAGGATGGTACGATTACAAATGA